A genomic region of Trifolium pratense cultivar HEN17-A07 linkage group LG3, ARS_RC_1.1, whole genome shotgun sequence contains the following coding sequences:
- the LOC123917035 gene encoding E3 ubiquitin-protein ligase RGLG5-like isoform X2, giving the protein MPLELDTFLALVIVLGFFALIQALMGSKNSKESQRRHVVSPSSAASSSSYGSVDSSSSSWENNFGYPQSTYPYPQPQQNPYQRHNHHRATQHDYSRPNRKLDRRYSRIADDYHSLDEVTTALSHAGLESSNLIVGIDFTKSNEWTGKRSFNRKSLHHIGNGQNPYEQAIAIIGKTLSTFDEDNMIPCFGFGDASTHDQDVFSFHPDERCCNGFEEVLSKYREIVPCLRLAGPTSFAPIIEMAMTIVEKSGGQYHVLLIIADGQVTRSVDTQHGKLSSQEKKTIDAIVKASEYPLSIVLVGVGDGPWDMMREFDDNIPARAFDNFQFVNFTEIMSKKVDSNRKETEFALAALMEIPSQYKATIDHSLLGTRRGYSPDRVPLPPPQYDRSSSSNAATSFRSNSFQQSTHTHAINSNEMNSQSTPHTYASNENGMNSEPSSSGLYDNKICPICLTNGKDMAFGCGHQTCCECGDSLEFCPICRSTIDTRIKLY; this is encoded by the exons atgcCTCTAGAG TTGGATACTTTTTTAGCTTTGGTTATAGTTTTGGGTTTCTTTGCATTGATTCAAGCATTAATGGGAAGTAAGAATTCAAAAGAATCTCAAAGGAGACATGTAGTTTCACCATCATCAgcagcatcatcatcatcatatggGTCTGTtgattcttcatcttcttcatggGAAAATAACTTTGGATATCCACAATCAACATATCCATATCCACAACCACAACAAAATCCATATCAAAGACATAATCACCACCGCGCTACACAACACGATTATTCGCGGCCAAATAGGAAGTTAGATAGGAGATATTCAAGGATAGCTGATGATTATCATTCTCTTGATGAG GTTACTACTGCTCTTTCACATGCTGGCTTGGAATCTTCTAATCTCATTGTTGGGATTGATTTCACAAAGAGCAATGAATGGACAG GGAAGAGGTCATTCAATCGAAAAAGTTTACATCACATCGGAAATGGTCAAAATCCTTACGAACAAGCAATCGCAATTATTGGGAAAACATTAAGCACTTTTGATGAGGATAACATGATTCCTTGTTTTGGATTTGGAGatg CATCAACACATGATCAAGATGTCTTCAGTTTCCATCCAGATGAGAGGTGTTGCAATGGATTTGAGGAAGTTTTGTCAAAATATAGAGAGATTGTTCCATGCCTCCGACTCGCAG GACCCACCTCATTTGCCCCTATTATTGAGATGGCCATGACTATTGTCGAGAAAAGTGGTGGCCAATATCATGTCTTGCTTATAATCGCTGATGGACAG GTGACAAGAAGTGTTGACACACAGCATGGCAAGCTAAGTTCACAGGAAAAGAAGACAATTGATGCAATTGTAAAAGCTAG CGAGTATCCACTGTCGATAGTTTTGGTTGGAGTTGGAGATGGACCATGGGATATGATGAGGGAATTTGACGATAACATTCCAGCTCGAGCCTTTGACAATTTTCAG TTTGTGAATTTTACGGAGATAATGTCAAAGAAAGTGGATTCGAACCGAAAAGAGACAGAGTTTGCTCTAGCAGCTTTGATGGAGATACCTTCTCAATATAAGGCAACCATAGATCACAGCCTATTGGG GACACGGAGGGGATACTCACCAGATAGGGTTCCTTTACCTCCACCACAATATGATAGGTCTTCTTCTAGCAATGCCGCAACATCTTTTCGTTCAAACAGTTTTCAGCAAAGTACTCATACTCATGCGATCAACAGCAATGAAATGAACTCACAAAGTACTCCTCATACTTATGCGAGCAACGAGAATGGAATGAACTCGGAACCATCTTCAAGTGGTTTATATGACAATAAG ATTTGTCCAATTTGTCTTACTAATGGGAAGGATATGGCCTTCGGTTGCGGGCATCAG ACTTGTTGCGAATGTGGAGAC
- the LOC123917035 gene encoding E3 ubiquitin-protein ligase RGLG5-like isoform X1, with translation MPLELDTFLALVIVLGFFALIQALMGSKNSKESQRRHVVSPSSAASSSSYGSVDSSSSSWENNFGYPQSTYPYPQPQQNPYQRHNHHRATQHDYSRPNRKLDRRYSRIADDYHSLDEVTTALSHAGLESSNLIVGIDFTKSNEWTGKRSFNRKSLHHIGNGQNPYEQAIAIIGKTLSTFDEDNMIPCFGFGDASTHDQDVFSFHPDERCCNGFEEVLSKYREIVPCLRLAGPTSFAPIIEMAMTIVEKSGGQYHVLLIIADGQVTRSVDTQHGKLSSQEKKTIDAIVKARYVLLWFLSSNNYFGFLYSLNCSEYPLSIVLVGVGDGPWDMMREFDDNIPARAFDNFQFVNFTEIMSKKVDSNRKETEFALAALMEIPSQYKATIDHSLLGTRRGYSPDRVPLPPPQYDRSSSSNAATSFRSNSFQQSTHTHAINSNEMNSQSTPHTYASNENGMNSEPSSSGLYDNKICPICLTNGKDMAFGCGHQTCCECGDSLEFCPICRSTIDTRIKLY, from the exons atgcCTCTAGAG TTGGATACTTTTTTAGCTTTGGTTATAGTTTTGGGTTTCTTTGCATTGATTCAAGCATTAATGGGAAGTAAGAATTCAAAAGAATCTCAAAGGAGACATGTAGTTTCACCATCATCAgcagcatcatcatcatcatatggGTCTGTtgattcttcatcttcttcatggGAAAATAACTTTGGATATCCACAATCAACATATCCATATCCACAACCACAACAAAATCCATATCAAAGACATAATCACCACCGCGCTACACAACACGATTATTCGCGGCCAAATAGGAAGTTAGATAGGAGATATTCAAGGATAGCTGATGATTATCATTCTCTTGATGAG GTTACTACTGCTCTTTCACATGCTGGCTTGGAATCTTCTAATCTCATTGTTGGGATTGATTTCACAAAGAGCAATGAATGGACAG GGAAGAGGTCATTCAATCGAAAAAGTTTACATCACATCGGAAATGGTCAAAATCCTTACGAACAAGCAATCGCAATTATTGGGAAAACATTAAGCACTTTTGATGAGGATAACATGATTCCTTGTTTTGGATTTGGAGatg CATCAACACATGATCAAGATGTCTTCAGTTTCCATCCAGATGAGAGGTGTTGCAATGGATTTGAGGAAGTTTTGTCAAAATATAGAGAGATTGTTCCATGCCTCCGACTCGCAG GACCCACCTCATTTGCCCCTATTATTGAGATGGCCATGACTATTGTCGAGAAAAGTGGTGGCCAATATCATGTCTTGCTTATAATCGCTGATGGACAG GTGACAAGAAGTGTTGACACACAGCATGGCAAGCTAAGTTCACAGGAAAAGAAGACAATTGATGCAATTGTAAAAGCTAGGTATGTTCTTCTTTGGTTTCTCTCATCTAATAACTATTTTGGATTCTTATACTCGTTAAATTGCAGCGAGTATCCACTGTCGATAGTTTTGGTTGGAGTTGGAGATGGACCATGGGATATGATGAGGGAATTTGACGATAACATTCCAGCTCGAGCCTTTGACAATTTTCAG TTTGTGAATTTTACGGAGATAATGTCAAAGAAAGTGGATTCGAACCGAAAAGAGACAGAGTTTGCTCTAGCAGCTTTGATGGAGATACCTTCTCAATATAAGGCAACCATAGATCACAGCCTATTGGG GACACGGAGGGGATACTCACCAGATAGGGTTCCTTTACCTCCACCACAATATGATAGGTCTTCTTCTAGCAATGCCGCAACATCTTTTCGTTCAAACAGTTTTCAGCAAAGTACTCATACTCATGCGATCAACAGCAATGAAATGAACTCACAAAGTACTCCTCATACTTATGCGAGCAACGAGAATGGAATGAACTCGGAACCATCTTCAAGTGGTTTATATGACAATAAG ATTTGTCCAATTTGTCTTACTAATGGGAAGGATATGGCCTTCGGTTGCGGGCATCAG ACTTGTTGCGAATGTGGAGAC